The Antarcticibacterium sp. 1MA-6-2 genome has a window encoding:
- a CDS encoding DUF2797 domain-containing protein has product MRYEGMLTKMKTELEDTVQYYLIFELDFIHVNQILDKRLSINFLNFRCVHCNGQKKVFAQGHCYQCFSTLPQTGEWIRSPEMSKAHLGIADRDLEYEMEAQLQPHIVYLANSSDVKVGVTRKTQIPTRWIDQGAHEAIEIVEVPNRYLAGITEVALKKHVSDKTNWRRMLTNDIKDLNLEEEREKLKEYIPAEAKDYYLENNKETEIRFPVLQFPKKVKTLNLTKAPYYEGVLKGIKGQYLIFEDGTAFNVRAHEGYVVELEVK; this is encoded by the coding sequence ATGAGGTACGAAGGAATGCTCACCAAAATGAAAACAGAATTAGAAGATACGGTGCAGTATTATCTCATCTTTGAATTAGATTTTATTCACGTGAATCAAATTCTTGATAAAAGATTAAGCATAAATTTCCTCAATTTTCGGTGTGTTCACTGTAATGGACAAAAAAAGGTATTCGCTCAGGGTCACTGTTATCAATGTTTTAGTACTTTACCACAAACCGGGGAATGGATTAGAAGTCCCGAGATGAGTAAGGCCCATTTAGGAATAGCAGACAGGGACCTGGAATACGAAATGGAAGCTCAGTTACAGCCCCATATTGTCTATTTAGCCAATTCCAGTGACGTAAAAGTGGGAGTAACCCGTAAAACCCAAATTCCTACCAGATGGATTGACCAGGGGGCGCATGAGGCTATTGAAATTGTTGAAGTTCCAAACAGATATCTCGCAGGAATTACCGAGGTAGCTTTGAAGAAACATGTTTCTGACAAAACCAACTGGCGAAGAATGCTTACAAATGATATTAAAGATCTCAACCTGGAAGAGGAGCGGGAAAAACTAAAAGAATATATTCCTGCAGAAGCAAAGGATTACTATCTTGAGAATAACAAAGAAACTGAAATCCGGTTTCCTGTACTTCAGTTTCCAAAGAAAGTAAAGACTTTGAATCTCACAAAAGCTCCATATTATGAAGGAGTGCTTAAGGGAATAAAAGGGCAATATTTAATATTTGAAGACGGTACTGCTTTTAATGTTCGTGCCCATGAAGGTTATGTGGTTGAACTGGAGGTAAAGTAA
- a CDS encoding AsmA-like C-terminal region-containing protein, whose product MKKAFKIVGIILLVLIVVLIAAPFVFESQLKDLLKKTINENVNATVEFSDLDLSFFRSFPQATLVLSDLSVINKAPFEGDTLAISEETILEMSIKELFKGSDQPKKIDQLILNNAYVNIKVDSLGNANYDIAIEDTTATATDTAATAFSLDLEHYEINNSRLKYLDEGQKLSLLLEDLNHQGTGDFSLDQSKLETKTRSFVTFDLDGTNFLRRNKVALDAVIQMDLENMRYTFLENQAMINQLPLKFDGYVQVNENNNEIDLTFKTPSSDFKNFLAVIPEEYAKNIENVQTSGDFVVNGMIKGIVDELHIPKLDVSVTSNNASFKYPDLPKSVEDINLDLRILNTTGLADDTYMTFENVTFRIDRDVFAANGSVKNLTGNMLVDMALKGTINLANIEKAYPLELEQELNGILTADVTTSFDMNSIEQERYENVNSSGTANIKDFSYSSPEIPNEVKIANADLNFNQGNVRVPQLILTTGQSDLQATGNIENLMGFLFKDQSLKGSFNVNSNTFSVNDFMVAEAPVEEGTTPEETPTEPNTTATPTEAVKIPSFLDAQLDFAVKKVLYDDLVLNNAKGTLLIQNETATLKGISANIFDGNIGLNGNVSTQGAVPTFDMKLDLNAMDIAKSFTGLDLLKGLAPIATALEGKLQTQLNLKGDLNKDLTPLLTSIAGDAFAQILTAEVKPEQLALLSRLDEQLNFIDLNDINLDNLKGYVTFKDGAVLVQPFDFNVKGINVNVAGGHSFDMSMNYNLTLDVPAQMLGSQIGSALGKLSGEDIKNMVVALPIGLKGQFQNPQININMEQAVSSLTQRIVEKQKENLKEKGTDAARDILGGILNRQGQKQNPADTTARRDTLQTKTPPVTQKTETQVKDAATSILNGLLGGKKKAQDTTRMNN is encoded by the coding sequence ATGAAAAAAGCTTTTAAAATAGTTGGAATAATTCTTCTGGTGCTTATCGTTGTTTTGATAGCAGCACCTTTTGTCTTTGAATCTCAATTAAAAGACCTGCTTAAGAAGACCATAAACGAAAATGTTAACGCCACTGTGGAATTTAGTGACCTCGATTTGTCCTTTTTTAGAAGCTTTCCACAGGCTACTCTGGTACTAAGTGATCTAAGTGTAATAAATAAAGCTCCTTTTGAAGGTGACACCTTAGCAATTAGCGAAGAGACGATCCTGGAAATGTCTATTAAAGAACTTTTTAAAGGGAGTGATCAACCCAAAAAAATTGACCAGCTTATTCTAAATAATGCCTATGTTAACATTAAAGTAGACTCTCTTGGAAACGCCAATTACGACATCGCTATTGAAGACACCACGGCTACTGCCACGGATACTGCTGCAACCGCCTTTAGTCTTGACCTCGAGCATTATGAGATAAACAATTCCAGATTAAAATATTTAGATGAGGGGCAAAAACTTTCTCTTTTGCTGGAAGATTTGAACCACCAGGGAACAGGAGACTTCTCCCTGGACCAGTCCAAACTGGAAACCAAAACCAGATCATTTGTCACTTTTGATCTTGATGGAACAAACTTTTTGAGAAGGAATAAAGTCGCACTGGATGCGGTTATTCAAATGGATCTTGAAAATATGCGCTATACCTTTCTGGAGAACCAGGCAATGATCAACCAGTTACCTCTCAAATTTGATGGATATGTGCAGGTAAATGAGAATAATAATGAAATTGACCTCACTTTTAAAACACCTTCATCTGACTTTAAAAATTTCCTGGCTGTCATTCCCGAGGAATACGCAAAGAATATTGAAAACGTTCAAACAAGTGGAGATTTTGTGGTGAATGGGATGATCAAGGGAATTGTAGACGAATTGCATATCCCTAAACTCGATGTAAGTGTAACTTCTAACAACGCATCTTTTAAATACCCCGATCTCCCAAAAAGTGTTGAAGACATAAACCTGGATCTAAGAATACTTAATACTACAGGCCTGGCAGATGACACTTATATGACCTTTGAAAATGTCACCTTTAGAATTGACAGAGATGTTTTTGCTGCCAATGGAAGCGTAAAAAACCTAACTGGTAACATGCTCGTGGATATGGCTTTAAAAGGAACAATTAATCTTGCCAATATTGAAAAGGCCTATCCTCTTGAATTAGAACAGGAGCTGAACGGTATACTTACTGCCGATGTCACCACGAGTTTTGACATGAATTCTATTGAGCAGGAGCGTTACGAAAATGTAAACAGCAGTGGTACCGCCAATATTAAAGATTTTAGCTACAGCTCTCCTGAAATTCCCAATGAAGTAAAAATTGCAAATGCCGATTTAAATTTTAATCAGGGGAATGTAAGGGTACCTCAACTCATTCTTACTACAGGGCAATCTGATCTTCAGGCTACAGGAAATATTGAGAATTTGATGGGTTTTCTATTTAAGGATCAAAGCTTAAAAGGTTCATTTAATGTGAATTCCAATACTTTCTCTGTAAATGACTTTATGGTTGCTGAAGCTCCTGTAGAAGAAGGAACCACTCCGGAAGAAACTCCCACTGAACCAAATACAACCGCCACACCTACAGAGGCAGTAAAAATTCCATCATTTCTTGATGCACAGCTGGATTTCGCCGTCAAAAAAGTTTTATATGATGATCTCGTTTTAAATAATGCAAAAGGAACTTTGCTTATCCAAAACGAAACAGCAACTTTAAAGGGGATAAGTGCCAATATCTTCGACGGAAATATCGGTCTTAACGGAAATGTCTCCACACAAGGAGCCGTACCCACCTTTGATATGAAGCTGGACCTTAACGCAATGGATATTGCCAAGTCTTTTACAGGACTGGACCTGCTAAAAGGCCTGGCGCCTATAGCTACCGCTCTTGAAGGAAAATTGCAGACACAGTTAAACCTGAAAGGGGATTTAAATAAAGATCTTACTCCCTTGTTAACGAGCATTGCTGGAGATGCCTTTGCTCAAATTCTTACTGCCGAAGTAAAACCTGAGCAGCTGGCTTTACTTTCCAGGCTGGACGAGCAACTAAATTTTATTGACCTCAATGATATTAATTTAGATAACCTCAAGGGCTATGTAACCTTTAAAGATGGGGCAGTATTAGTGCAACCATTTGATTTTAATGTAAAAGGTATAAATGTAAATGTAGCTGGAGGTCACAGCTTTGATATGTCCATGAACTACAATCTTACCCTGGATGTCCCTGCACAAATGTTAGGCAGCCAGATTGGTAGCGCATTGGGCAAATTAAGCGGTGAGGATATCAAAAATATGGTAGTAGCTCTTCCTATTGGTTTAAAAGGGCAGTTTCAAAACCCTCAAATAAATATAAATATGGAGCAGGCAGTAAGCAGCCTAACCCAGAGAATTGTTGAAAAACAAAAGGAGAATCTAAAAGAAAAAGGAACCGATGCTGCCAGGGATATTCTTGGGGGTATATTGAACAGGCAGGGACAAAAACAAAATCCGGCTGATACGACAGCACGAAGAGACACTTTGCAAACAAAAACTCCCCCTGTAACTCAAAAAACTGAAACTCAGGTGAAGGATGCTGCAACGTCTATTTTGAACGGACTCTTAGGAGGTAAGAAAAAAGCACAGGATACTACCCGAATGAATAATTAA
- a CDS encoding queuosine precursor transporter — translation MRALSLKDLFLAQKIYLILASLFIASLVVSNLIFQKFFYWDFFGIYTFEISVGILPYPITFLITDIISEIYGKEKANQVVTAGIFASVFSLLIVYSADYVQATTWSPINNALFTRVFGATGIAVFASMTAYLLAQYIDIQLFHFWKKLTKGKHLWVRNNFSTFLSQFVDTFSVLFLLCTFNKIEWDLFGTLLLSGFLFKVLVAVCDTPFLYLSVYALRKRFGLGLGEEINLERTTFEEGKNIP, via the coding sequence GTGAGAGCACTTTCTTTAAAAGATCTTTTTCTGGCGCAAAAAATTTATTTAATTCTCGCCTCCCTTTTTATTGCTTCTCTTGTAGTCTCTAACCTTATATTTCAGAAATTCTTTTACTGGGACTTTTTTGGAATTTACACTTTTGAAATTTCGGTAGGCATCCTTCCCTATCCCATAACTTTTTTAATAACCGATATTATTAGCGAAATTTATGGAAAAGAAAAAGCTAACCAGGTGGTCACAGCGGGGATCTTTGCCTCAGTATTTTCCCTGCTAATTGTTTACAGTGCCGATTACGTTCAGGCAACTACCTGGTCACCTATAAATAATGCGCTCTTCACCCGGGTATTCGGTGCTACCGGAATAGCCGTTTTTGCTTCTATGACAGCTTATTTACTGGCGCAGTACATTGATATACAGTTATTCCATTTTTGGAAGAAACTTACCAAAGGTAAGCACCTGTGGGTACGGAATAATTTTTCAACCTTTCTTTCGCAATTCGTAGATACTTTTTCGGTCTTATTTTTGCTTTGTACCTTTAACAAAATTGAATGGGATTTGTTTGGCACTCTTCTCCTCAGTGGATTTTTGTTTAAAGTGCTGGTAGCGGTATGTGATACCCCCTTTCTTTATTTAAGTGTTTATGCACTAAGAAAAAGGTTTGGTTTAGGTTTGGGAGAGGAAATAAACCTGGAACGAACTACATTTGAGGAAGGAAAAAATATCCCTTAA
- the folK gene encoding 2-amino-4-hydroxy-6-hydroxymethyldihydropteridine diphosphokinase, protein MQAALEKIYEEIGEIGSISKIYETPAWGFEGDSFLNACIEMKTRYSAEKVLEKLLLIEKKLGRLRSESSTYQNRSIDLDIVLVEEEIIDIPHLQIPHPHMQNRRFVLQPLADIASKVIHPGIGKTVGQLLQEVQDTSSIEGYQGELTNPSKKRSFQNCNYIAIEGNIGAGKTSLSTMISQDFNAKLILERFKDNPFLPKFYEDKHRYAFPLEMSFLADRYQQLSDDLAQYDLFADFVVSDYDVFKSLIFAKITLQEDEYLLYDKLFRIMYKELVKPDLYIYLYQNTERLLENIKQRGREYEQNIKPDYLIEINKSYLSFIKSQKEMRVQIIEISDKDFVNDRGDYLSVLNEIDLQRE, encoded by the coding sequence CTGCAAGCTGCACTGGAAAAAATATACGAAGAAATTGGGGAAATAGGATCCATTTCTAAAATCTATGAAACCCCTGCCTGGGGTTTTGAAGGAGATTCTTTTTTAAATGCCTGTATAGAGATGAAGACCCGATATTCTGCGGAAAAAGTGCTGGAAAAACTTCTTCTAATAGAAAAAAAATTGGGTAGATTGAGGAGCGAGTCCTCCACGTATCAAAACCGCAGTATCGATCTTGATATAGTTCTTGTTGAAGAGGAGATAATTGATATTCCGCATTTGCAAATTCCACATCCACATATGCAGAACAGGAGGTTTGTGCTTCAACCTCTGGCTGATATAGCTTCAAAAGTAATACATCCGGGAATAGGTAAGACAGTGGGGCAGCTTCTGCAGGAAGTACAGGATACTTCATCCATTGAAGGTTATCAGGGAGAATTGACAAATCCTTCCAAGAAGCGCAGTTTTCAAAATTGTAATTATATAGCAATAGAGGGAAATATTGGTGCAGGAAAGACAAGCCTTTCTACAATGATCTCTCAGGATTTTAATGCAAAGCTCATCCTGGAACGATTTAAGGATAATCCTTTCCTTCCAAAATTTTATGAAGATAAGCACCGTTATGCTTTCCCTCTCGAGATGTCATTTCTGGCTGACAGGTATCAGCAATTATCAGATGACCTTGCGCAATATGATTTGTTTGCAGATTTTGTTGTTTCAGATTACGACGTTTTCAAATCCCTCATTTTTGCAAAAATAACTTTACAGGAAGATGAGTATTTACTCTACGATAAACTTTTCAGAATAATGTATAAGGAACTGGTAAAACCTGATCTTTATATCTACCTGTACCAGAATACTGAGAGGCTTCTTGAGAATATCAAACAGAGAGGTCGGGAATATGAGCAGAACATTAAACCAGATTACCTGATTGAGATCAACAAGAGTTATCTATCTTTTATAAAATCTCAAAAAGAAATGCGGGTACAGATAATAGAAATATCCGATAAAGATTTTGTTAATGATCGCGGCGATTATCTTTCAGTTTTAAATGAAATAGATCTTCAACGGGAGTAA
- a CDS encoding right-handed parallel beta-helix repeat-containing protein, which translates to MRHNYFVLSLLSILFFASCTPEFRGELDNMLHEASITYYISPSGNDSNSGNTPDDAWKSIEKINSLVLEPGSRIFFEGGSEFPGTLYLDQDDANDASHPVKISSYGNGKAKILAGNGFGINVYNTAGIKINNLIVEGSGMYTNQESGIQFYNDLPGNIKLENIEITNCEVYGFKIFGIVIGAWNQNSGFKDVLIENNKVHHCLDVGIGSYGHFSTTKTELCTLQYQRKELRSIRN; encoded by the coding sequence ATGAGGCACAATTACTTTGTATTAAGTTTATTGTCAATTTTATTTTTCGCATCCTGCACCCCGGAATTTCGGGGTGAGCTCGATAATATGCTTCATGAAGCCAGTATAACCTACTATATAAGCCCATCGGGGAATGATTCTAATAGCGGCAATACTCCAGATGATGCCTGGAAATCTATAGAGAAAATTAATTCCCTGGTACTTGAGCCGGGTAGCAGGATCTTTTTTGAAGGTGGTAGCGAATTTCCAGGTACTCTTTACCTTGACCAGGATGATGCAAATGACGCTTCCCATCCTGTTAAAATTTCTTCCTATGGAAATGGAAAAGCCAAGATCCTGGCAGGGAATGGCTTTGGAATTAATGTTTACAACACCGCCGGAATAAAAATTAATAACCTTATCGTTGAAGGCAGCGGGATGTATACGAATCAGGAATCGGGAATTCAGTTTTATAACGATTTACCGGGGAATATAAAACTTGAAAATATTGAAATAACAAATTGCGAGGTATACGGTTTTAAAATTTTTGGAATTGTAATTGGAGCCTGGAACCAAAATTCAGGATTTAAAGACGTTCTCATCGAAAACAATAAAGTGCATCACTGCCTGGACGTGGGGATTGGTTCTTATGGGCATTTCTCAACCACAAAGACTGAGTTATGCACATTACAATATCAACGTAAGGAATTGCGAAGTATACGAAATTGA
- a CDS encoding RNA methyltransferase, with product MEKRKLKNSELDRKSVSEFREASKTPLIVVLDNIRSLNNIGSVFRTCDAFLIEKIYLCGITATPPHKDIHKTALGATETVEWEYRESTLEVVRNLQQEGKKVFSVEQAENAVMLNNFQPEKNEACAVIFGNEVKGVQQEVVNASNGVIEIPQLGSKHSLNIAVSAGVVIWDLFVKLSSGASERSNFSH from the coding sequence ATGGAAAAGCGAAAATTGAAGAACAGCGAACTCGATAGAAAATCTGTTTCAGAATTTCGGGAGGCATCTAAAACGCCCTTAATTGTAGTCCTGGACAATATACGCAGCCTGAATAATATAGGCTCTGTTTTTCGCACCTGTGACGCCTTTCTTATTGAGAAAATATATTTGTGTGGTATAACTGCCACTCCACCTCATAAGGACATTCATAAAACGGCATTGGGAGCCACTGAAACTGTTGAGTGGGAATACCGGGAAAGCACATTGGAAGTAGTGCGAAACCTACAGCAGGAAGGAAAGAAAGTATTTTCTGTCGAACAAGCCGAAAACGCTGTTATGCTAAATAATTTCCAGCCAGAAAAGAATGAGGCCTGTGCCGTAATATTTGGAAATGAGGTTAAGGGGGTTCAGCAAGAAGTAGTTAATGCAAGTAACGGGGTCATAGAAATTCCGCAGCTTGGCAGTAAACATTCCCTAAACATAGCTGTGAGTGCCGGGGTGGTGATTTGGGACCTATTTGTTAAGTTATCTTCAGGAGCTTCTGAGCGCTCCAATTTTTCTCATTAG
- a CDS encoding NAD(P)/FAD-dependent oxidoreductase, whose amino-acid sequence MAQNALYDVIIVGGSYAGLAGALSLGRSLRKVLVIDAGNPCNSHTPFTHNYLTRDGETPANLSSKGREDVLKYPTVSFLKGEAVKAEKTEKGFAIKTANNEEYQSKKLLFTTGIIDIMPNIEGFAACWGVSVLHCPYCHGYEFKGAKTGVFGNGEKGYEQVKLISHWSGEITLYTNGTSTLSKDHTALLHNNNIRIEEKEIAAFEHVEGNIQNVIFKDNTKQNLKALYASPEIKQKSNLPQELGCTFTEHGRIEVDLFQKTEVPGVYAA is encoded by the coding sequence ATGGCACAAAACGCACTATACGATGTAATTATTGTGGGGGGAAGTTATGCGGGACTGGCAGGAGCGCTCAGTCTTGGAAGATCATTACGAAAGGTACTCGTTATAGATGCCGGGAACCCCTGTAACAGTCACACACCCTTTACTCACAATTACTTAACCAGAGATGGTGAAACTCCGGCTAATCTTTCTTCCAAAGGCAGGGAAGATGTATTAAAATATCCTACAGTTTCTTTTTTGAAAGGAGAAGCAGTCAAGGCAGAAAAAACTGAAAAGGGATTTGCGATTAAAACCGCAAATAATGAGGAGTATCAATCAAAAAAGCTATTATTTACAACAGGAATTATTGATATTATGCCAAATATTGAAGGCTTTGCTGCTTGTTGGGGTGTTTCAGTTTTACATTGTCCCTATTGTCACGGGTATGAATTTAAGGGTGCTAAAACGGGTGTTTTCGGAAATGGGGAAAAAGGTTATGAGCAGGTAAAATTAATTTCCCACTGGTCAGGTGAAATTACTTTATACACTAATGGTACTTCTACACTTTCAAAAGACCATACTGCCCTGCTTCATAACAATAACATAAGAATAGAAGAAAAGGAAATCGCTGCCTTTGAACATGTAGAAGGAAACATTCAAAATGTAATTTTCAAAGATAATACAAAACAAAATTTAAAGGCGCTTTATGCCTCTCCCGAAATAAAGCAGAAATCTAACCTCCCGCAGGAATTGGGTTGTACTTTTACTGAACATGGAAGAATAGAGGTAGATCTTTTTCAAAAAACTGAAGTTCCTGGTGTTTACGCTGCTTAG
- a CDS encoding DUF4377 domain-containing protein, protein MKILVLLVLVLTAGCSATADVGEEIKMRVNSSTVNCEGLMEGECLLIQQGEKIDSEDWEYFYFKDDIVGFNYEPGFIYDIIVKRIPVANPPQDVSSFKYELVKILSKARDEQ, encoded by the coding sequence ATGAAGATCCTTGTTTTGTTGGTGCTTGTTTTAACTGCAGGATGCAGTGCAACAGCTGATGTTGGAGAAGAGATTAAAATGAGGGTAAACAGTAGTACTGTTAACTGTGAAGGATTAATGGAAGGGGAATGCCTGTTAATTCAGCAGGGAGAAAAGATTGATTCTGAAGATTGGGAATACTTTTATTTCAAAGATGATATTGTCGGCTTCAATTATGAACCAGGATTTATATATGATATAATAGTCAAAAGAATTCCGGTTGCCAATCCACCCCAGGACGTTTCCTCTTTTAAGTATGAATTAGTTAAGATTCTCTCCAAAGCGAGGGATGAGCAATGA
- a CDS encoding alpha/beta hydrolase has protein sequence MLSYAQQETLSLWPDGIPNSEKSNEKEIQNQQEILSISKVQEPSIEVYLPSKRLATGQAVVICPGGGYGFLSYDWEGTDFAKWLNSKGIAGVVLKYRLPDSKSVIESYKAPLQDVQRAIRLVRANSEKWNIQNNKVGIMGFSAGGHLAASLATRFDEDYLEKEDAVDKLSARPDFSVLVYPVISMKNGITHGGSRRNLLGENAAEELVNQFSNELQVTKDTPPTFLVHTADDTAVPVENSLLFYKALTDKDIPAEMHLYPKGGHGFAMAKEGGYLATWTDRLSDWLESLSKNGKQ, from the coding sequence TTGCTTAGTTATGCACAACAGGAAACACTTTCCCTATGGCCTGACGGTATTCCTAATAGTGAAAAATCTAATGAGAAAGAAATTCAGAATCAACAGGAAATTTTAAGCATTTCCAAGGTGCAGGAGCCTTCTATAGAAGTCTATTTACCTTCTAAACGATTGGCAACAGGCCAGGCAGTTGTGATTTGCCCAGGTGGCGGCTACGGATTTTTGTCCTATGACTGGGAAGGAACGGATTTTGCCAAGTGGCTTAATTCCAAAGGTATAGCAGGTGTGGTTTTGAAATATCGGCTTCCCGACTCAAAATCGGTCATAGAAAGTTATAAGGCGCCTCTACAGGATGTGCAGAGAGCGATAAGGTTAGTAAGGGCTAATTCAGAAAAATGGAATATCCAGAATAATAAAGTAGGAATAATGGGTTTTTCAGCTGGAGGACATTTGGCAGCCAGCCTGGCGACTCGCTTTGATGAGGATTATTTGGAAAAGGAGGATGCTGTTGACAAGCTTTCTGCACGTCCTGATTTTTCTGTTCTGGTGTATCCGGTGATAAGCATGAAGAATGGAATTACCCACGGGGGGTCCAGAAGGAATCTTTTAGGAGAGAATGCAGCTGAGGAACTGGTGAATCAATTTTCAAATGAGTTGCAGGTAACTAAGGACACACCACCCACCTTCCTGGTGCATACAGCTGATGATACTGCGGTTCCTGTGGAAAACTCTCTTTTATTCTATAAAGCATTGACAGATAAAGATATTCCTGCTGAAATGCATCTCTATCCTAAAGGAGGGCACGGATTTGCAATGGCCAAAGAAGGTGGTTATTTGGCAACCTGGACAGATAGGTTGAGCGACTGGCTGGAAAGCTTAAGCAAAAACGGGAAACAATAA
- a CDS encoding ATP-binding cassette domain-containing protein, producing MKNEIRHYALYGEEFSLHNEWLQELLKGEVVEELAELRGKKGVLLSDVVLDEFIEKDARHGRSELVQGEGRGIRTFSSGERRKALLDHLINQEPDFLVLDDPFASLDKKSVMQLRKRFQELSEAIPLIQLFKRREDLLTCISHVLFKEKEKTTIYSLSDFQKNVNRKENTKFVPVIPPAPIDYKGIPEVLVEMKNVSVKYEGKPILRNINWKILKGEFWKLAGPNGSGKSTLLSMIYGDNPKAYGQELFLFEKKKGSGESVWEIKRKIGYFSPALTELFKRTHTAEQMLISGLVDSVGLYQEPTEEQNKLAKDWLKTLQLTEEGNTPFINLSLLQQRLLLVARAMIKHPPLLILDEPTTSLDEKSAILLTRLINYISERTETAIIYVSHRHEKGLNSQFIFNLFPSENGSVGKVLNTRKNKRIN from the coding sequence GTGAAAAATGAAATAAGACATTATGCGTTATACGGGGAGGAATTTTCCCTCCATAACGAGTGGCTCCAGGAACTGCTGAAAGGAGAGGTGGTTGAAGAGCTGGCAGAATTGCGAGGTAAAAAAGGGGTTTTATTATCTGATGTTGTGCTGGATGAATTTATTGAGAAGGATGCACGGCATGGCCGCAGTGAACTGGTGCAGGGAGAAGGCCGGGGGATCAGGACGTTTTCCAGTGGTGAAAGACGGAAGGCCCTGCTGGATCATTTGATAAATCAGGAACCTGATTTTTTGGTCCTGGATGATCCGTTTGCCAGTCTGGATAAAAAATCAGTGATGCAATTGAGAAAAAGATTTCAGGAACTTTCCGAAGCTATTCCTCTAATTCAGCTTTTTAAGAGAAGGGAGGATTTGCTTACCTGTATTTCCCATGTATTATTTAAAGAAAAGGAGAAGACCACTATCTATAGTCTTTCAGATTTTCAGAAGAATGTTAACCGAAAAGAAAACACGAAATTTGTTCCTGTTATTCCTCCGGCGCCAATAGATTATAAAGGTATTCCGGAGGTATTGGTTGAAATGAAGAATGTTTCAGTAAAGTATGAGGGTAAGCCAATTTTAAGGAACATCAACTGGAAAATTCTAAAAGGGGAATTTTGGAAGCTGGCCGGGCCAAATGGCTCAGGAAAAAGCACTTTGCTGAGTATGATCTATGGTGATAACCCGAAGGCTTATGGCCAGGAACTTTTTTTGTTCGAAAAGAAGAAAGGCAGTGGGGAAAGTGTATGGGAGATTAAAAGGAAAATCGGCTATTTTTCGCCAGCTCTTACCGAACTATTTAAAAGAACTCATACTGCGGAACAAATGCTAATATCGGGTCTTGTAGATAGTGTGGGACTGTATCAGGAGCCGACTGAGGAACAAAATAAGTTGGCAAAGGACTGGTTGAAGACCCTGCAGCTAACGGAGGAAGGAAATACACCATTTATAAATTTATCACTTCTGCAGCAAAGGCTTCTGCTTGTGGCAAGGGCAATGATAAAACATCCTCCTCTACTTATTTTAGATGAACCTACTACTTCGTTGGACGAGAAGAGTGCAATATTGCTCACCCGACTAATAAATTATATTTCAGAAAGAACCGAAACCGCCATAATTTATGTCTCTCACAGGCATGAAAAAGGGTTAAATTCACAGTTTATCTTTAATTTATTTCCTTCAGAAAATGGTTCTGTCGGCAAAGTCCTAAACACCCGGAAAAACAAAAGAATTAATTAA